A part of Tiliqua scincoides isolate rTilSci1 chromosome 13, rTilSci1.hap2, whole genome shotgun sequence genomic DNA contains:
- the SEC14L5 gene encoding SEC14-like protein 5, translating to MVQKYQSPVRVYKYPFELVMAAYEKRFPTCPEIPVFLGSEVLRESKSDDGAIHIIERSCKLNVDAPRLLKKIAGVEYVFFIQKNTVNWKERTLVIEASNETFANRVTVLETCNYSVHPENEDWTCFEQSASLDIKSFFGFENTVEKIAMKQYTANIKRGKEVIEHYLKELIAQRITFIPRWTPPAVGGKVDKRTPSGCGSDTVNTEFHPHAGGQEQSGNTCPSVEASTPDADKLDADYIERYLGQLTPMQESCLIRLRQWLQETHKGKIPKDEHILRFLRARDFNIDKAREMLCQSLTWRKQYQVDYILQTWRPPSLLEEYYTGGWHYQDKDGRPLYILRLGQMDTKGLVKALGEESLLRHVLSINEEGQKRCEENTSLFGRPITSWTCLVDLEGLNMRHLWRPGVKALLRIIEVVEDNYPETLGRLLIVRAPRVFPVLWTLVSPFINENTRQKFLIYSGNNYQGPGGLVDYLDKDVIPDFLGGECVCNVPEGGLVPKSLYQTDEEPEISDSIRLWTETIYHSANIYKGAPHEIVVEILEGESVITWDFDILKGDVVFSLFHSKRAPETSRKEAPMPNALTGGDNVQLIGKSWVLGVDYSRVESPLVCREGESIQGSHVTRWPGFYILQWKMHSPTPSAGTSLSRVDDVLATLQVSNHKCKIMYYYEVLASKEFRGSMSSLESCNSGFSQLSGATTTSNQSQSSSLISR from the exons GCTTACGAAAAGCGCTTTCCCACTTGTCCAGAGATCCCAGTTTTCTTGGGTAGTGAGGTCCTTCGTGAATCTAAGAGCGATGATGGAGCCATTCATATCATTGAACGAAGCTGTAAATTGAACGTGGATGCACCTCGGTTGCTAAAGAAG ATTGCTGGAGTAGAATATGTGTTTTTTATCCAGAAGAACACAGTGAACTGGAAGGAGCGAACCCTTGTTATTGAAGCTAGTAATGAGACCTTTGCTAATCGTGTCACTGTCCTGGAGACATGTAACTACTCA GTTCACCCTGAGAATGAAGACTGGACGTGCTTTGAACAATCTGCGTCTCTTGACATCAAATCATTCTTTGGCTTTGAAAACACAGTGGAGAAAATTGCAATGAAGCAATATACAGCCAACATCAAGCGG GGCAAAGAAGTGATTGAGCATTACCTGAAGGAGCTGATTGCCCAGCGTATCACTTTTATTCCCCGGTGGACTCCTCCAGCAGTTGGTGGAAAGGTGGATAAAAGGACTCCTTCAGGATGTGGTAGTGATACTGTGAATACAGAATTCCACCCGCATGCAGGTGGCCAAGAGCAGAGTGGAAACACCTGCCCTTCTGTGGAGGCCTCGACTCCTGATG CTGACAAACTGGATGCAGATTACATAGAAAGGTACCTTGGGCAGTTGACTCCTATGCAGGAAAGTTGCCTGATTAGACTTCGCCAGTGGCTGCAAGAAACACATAAAGGCAAG ATTCCTAAAGATGAACATATCCTCCGTTTTTTGAGGGCTCGGGACTTTAACATTGACAAAGCTCGGGAGATGCTTTGCCAGTCACTGACCTGGCGCAAGCAATATCAGGTGGACTATATCCTGCAAACGTGGAGACCACCATCTCTTCTGGAAGAGTACTATACTGGCGGGTGGCATTACCAGGACAAAG ATGGAAGACCCCTCTACATACTTCGCCTTGGCCAGATGGATACCAAAGGTCTTGTGAAGGCCCTGGGCGAGGAATCACTCCTTCGTCAT GTGCTGTCAATTAATGAGGAAGGACAAAAGAGGTGTGAGGAAAACACCAGTCTGTTTGGCCGTCCCATCAC ATCTTGGACCTGCCTAGTTGATCTTGAAGGGCTGAACATGCGTCACCTCTGGAGGCCTGGAGTAAAAGCTCTTCTCAGGATTATTGAGGTTGTTGAGGACAACTACCCGGAAACACTGGGAAGGCTTCTGATTGTGCGAGCACCCAGAGTGTTCCCTGTTCTCTGGACTCTG GTTAGTCCCTTTATCAATGAGAACACCAGGCAGAAGTTCCTCATTTACAGTGGCAACAACTACCAGGGTCCTGGAGGGCTTGTGGACTATCTAGACAAAGATGTGATTCCAGACTTCCTTGGAGGAGAATGTGTG TGTAACGTGCCTGAAGGTGGTCTAGTCCCCAAATCATTGTATCAAACAGATGAAGAGCCTGAGATATCTGATTCTATCCGCCTCTGGACCGAAACCATCTATCACTCTGCAAATATCTACAAAGGTGCTCCCCATGAG ATAGTTGTGGAGATCTTGGAAGGTGAATCAGTGATCACCTGGGACTTCGACATCCTCAAGGGGGATGTGGTGTTCAGCCTTTTCCATTCCAAGCGAGCACCTGAGACAAGCCGCAAGGAGGCCCCAATGCCAAATGCTTTGACAGGTGGGGATAATGTGCAGCTGATTGGCAAGAGTTGGGTCCTAGGGGTGGACTACAGCCGTGTGGAGTCCCCACTGGTTTGCCGGGAAGGCGAGAGCATCCAG GGCTCCCATGTGACTCGCTGGCCTGGCTTTTATATCCTGCAGTGGAAAATGCACAGCCCAACTCCCTCTGCTGGGACAAGCCTGTCTCGGGTTGACGATGTCTTGGCCACTCTCCAAGTCTCTAACCACAAGTGCAAGATCATGTATTACTATGAGGTGCTTGCATCCAAAGAGTTCAG GGGTTCCATGTCAAGCCTGGAATCTTGCAACAGTGGCTTTTCACAGCTCAGTGGAGCTACGACAACTTCCAACCAATCGCAGAGCAGCTCTCTGATTTCTAGATAA
- the LOC136663756 gene encoding adenine nucleotide translocase lysine N-methyltransferase-like isoform X1 produces the protein MDSEDHLEELATELFGKGKGWGLVHIAAGTALMGYFAWAGALVLGLRKVSVQVPYVPSSAKQIENMMSLLKGRSGKLVDLGSGDGRIVLEAYKQGFSPAIGYELNPWLVQLSNLRAWRAGCYGKVFYHKEDLWKADLSDCNNVMVFLAPSVVPPLERKLLAELPDEACVVTARFPFFKWAPSSVAGDGLERAWAYYIKAVRQAKQEESRRHCV, from the exons ATGGATTCCGAGGACCACTTAGAAGAGCTGGCAACAGAGTTATTTGGGAAAGGAAAAGGTTGGGGCCTTGTGCACATAGCAGCAGGCACTGCCTTAATGGGCTATTTTGCATGGGCTGGAGCTCTCGTGCTTGGCCTCCGTAAGGTGTCTGTACAG GTGCCATACGTACCTTCCAGTGCCAAGCAAATAGAGAACATGATGTCGCTGCTGAAAGGACGCTCTGGGAAGCTGGTGGATTTAGGGTCGGGCGATGGCAGAATT GTATTGGAAGCTTACAAACAAGGCTTCAGTCCAGCTATTGGCTACGAACTGAATCCCTGGCTAGTGCAACTGTCCAACTTGCGTGCCTGGAGGGCTGGGTGCTACGGGAAGGTTTTCTACCATAAAGAGGATCTTTGGAAG GCGGATCTCTCCGACTGCAACAACGTGATGGTGTTCCTGGCTCCCAGCGTG GTACCTCCCCTGGAGAGAAAGCTGCTTGCAGAACTCCCAGATGAGGCCTGTGTGGTGACGGCTCGCTTCCCCTTCTTCAAATGGGCACCCAGTAGCGTTGCTGGGGATGGTTTGGAAAGAGCCTGGGCCTACTACATCAAGGCTGTACGGCAAGCAAAACAGGAGGAATCAAGAAGACACTGCGTTTAA
- the LOC136663756 gene encoding adenine nucleotide translocase lysine N-methyltransferase-like isoform X3, which yields MDSEDHLEELATELFGKGKGWGLVHIAAGTALMGYFAWAGALVLGLRKVSVQVLEAYKQGFSPAIGYELNPWLVQLSNLRAWRAGCYGKVFYHKEDLWKADLSDCNNVMVFLAPSVVPPLERKLLAELPDEACVVTARFPFFKWAPSSVAGDGLERAWAYYIKAVRQAKQEESRRHCV from the exons ATGGATTCCGAGGACCACTTAGAAGAGCTGGCAACAGAGTTATTTGGGAAAGGAAAAGGTTGGGGCCTTGTGCACATAGCAGCAGGCACTGCCTTAATGGGCTATTTTGCATGGGCTGGAGCTCTCGTGCTTGGCCTCCGTAAGGTGTCTGTACAG GTATTGGAAGCTTACAAACAAGGCTTCAGTCCAGCTATTGGCTACGAACTGAATCCCTGGCTAGTGCAACTGTCCAACTTGCGTGCCTGGAGGGCTGGGTGCTACGGGAAGGTTTTCTACCATAAAGAGGATCTTTGGAAG GCGGATCTCTCCGACTGCAACAACGTGATGGTGTTCCTGGCTCCCAGCGTG GTACCTCCCCTGGAGAGAAAGCTGCTTGCAGAACTCCCAGATGAGGCCTGTGTGGTGACGGCTCGCTTCCCCTTCTTCAAATGGGCACCCAGTAGCGTTGCTGGGGATGGTTTGGAAAGAGCCTGGGCCTACTACATCAAGGCTGTACGGCAAGCAAAACAGGAGGAATCAAGAAGACACTGCGTTTAA
- the LOC136663756 gene encoding adenine nucleotide translocase lysine N-methyltransferase-like isoform X2 → MDSEDHLEELATELFGKGKGWGLVHIAAGTALMGYFAWAGALVLGLRKVSVQVPYVPSSAKQIENMMSLLKGRSGKLVDLGSGDGRIVLEAYKQGFSPAIGYELNPWLVQLSNLRAWRAGCYGKVFYHKEDLWKADLSDCNNVMVFLAPSVITSEGRQLEAAGTVNWRELDAADKPSQVIPSALGEMKELLVSLCGRNLEARK, encoded by the exons ATGGATTCCGAGGACCACTTAGAAGAGCTGGCAACAGAGTTATTTGGGAAAGGAAAAGGTTGGGGCCTTGTGCACATAGCAGCAGGCACTGCCTTAATGGGCTATTTTGCATGGGCTGGAGCTCTCGTGCTTGGCCTCCGTAAGGTGTCTGTACAG GTGCCATACGTACCTTCCAGTGCCAAGCAAATAGAGAACATGATGTCGCTGCTGAAAGGACGCTCTGGGAAGCTGGTGGATTTAGGGTCGGGCGATGGCAGAATT GTATTGGAAGCTTACAAACAAGGCTTCAGTCCAGCTATTGGCTACGAACTGAATCCCTGGCTAGTGCAACTGTCCAACTTGCGTGCCTGGAGGGCTGGGTGCTACGGGAAGGTTTTCTACCATAAAGAGGATCTTTGGAAG GCGGATCTCTCCGACTGCAACAACGTGATGGTGTTCCTGGCTCCCAGCGTG ataacatccgaaggtcgccagctGGAGGCCGCCGGCACCGTGAATTGGCGAGAACTTgatgcagctgacaagcccagccaagttattccatctgctcttggagagatgaaggagttgcttgtcagcctgtgtgggaggaatctggaggccagaaagtga